TACTCAGTTTCATAACTTGAAAGAAAAGCAGGACACTTTTGACGGGTATTATCTTGAGTGGCGTTTGATTGTATCTCGGAGAAAACGTCTGGTTCACTATTTTTTGAGGCAATGTTTCCCCCCCCCGGCATGGATGCGTCTGCCCAACGACATTATCTGGATTAATTCGTTCCATTTGAGTTTCGAAAGCGACAATCACGCCGGAGACGGTTTTCATGTATGTTAATTATTTCTGTTGTATATATTAATATATTTGTAGTCCCAAACCAGGCTCTTCACACTTTCCAGGTGGTGATAAGCCTGCCTGTAAAACAACCGATTGTTTCAAGATCCAAGGCACAACAAAGGTTTCGGCCAGAACCTTCCTGATTGAGCGATTTCGCCACTACCGAATACAACTTGGTTCGGCGGCGCCATAATAGCCTGAAAGAACGCAGGCAGTGAGCGTGTGCTCGTGGCTTGAGGATGGCCGTTTCAACTACAACGATCCGCCGGAGCGTTTTGGAGCATTGGATGCAGGACGTCGGATGGCGCCGATCTTTTTCAATTCATTATCCCAGTCCACGCGGAGCAGCAGATCCCAGCCGGGGTTCTGGGCTTTGACTTCACAGGAACAAGATCCGAGGAGAAACCGCGTCGCCTCCTCGATCAAATCTTCTGTCAAACGCGCATGCGGCCAGGCGCCGAACACGCGCCCACGACCAAACACCACGGCCACGAACGGCTGTTCGGCGGGAAAGGACTTCAAACCAGTCGGACCTGCGAGCAGCGAAAGGAACAAAAATTCATTGGCATCGGTTCGCTTCACACGCAGCAGCGAAAATTGCACCTTGAGTTCCGGTCCGGGGCCCAACCGGCTTTCGGGATCGTTGGGATCCAACGGCGGGAGGCCGGTGGCAGCTTCAAGGAAGCGCAAACGGCCCGCCAATAAACGGGCGGCAGCTTCGTCCTGATCGCGATGCCCCGACTCGACCAACACCCAGATGGCGGAATCACCAGCCAAAATACGCTTGATCAAATCCTGCCGCGCGGGCGAATCAGTGAGGGTTCGGTAGGCCGCCAGGGAAAGCTTCCCCTCCCACACCGGTGCCGCAGCGCCACGAACATGCGACGGAAAGAACATCCGTGTGCTGTTGGTTGAAATGCTAGCCTCAAGATTCAGGCCAGCGCCGCCGCTCAAATTCCGGATTTCCGTGGCCAGCGGTTCGGTTTGCAGGACTGTCGTCGGTGCTTCAAGCCGGAACGCATCCGCCGGCCAGCGATCCAATGCGTAGCGAAAGACCGGGATGTCGCAGCCGAAGATGGCCGGCCCACCGAGCGCCAAGGCTAAGGCAAGACCGGTGGTTTTGGGGGTTGTCCGTAGCATCGAATTTTTCCGTCCGTGGTCACAATAAAGATGCGGCCTTGGGCGACCGATACGCCATCCCAAACCGGTGGGCTATCAATGGTAAAATCACGCGCAACCTGGCCGTTGCCAGAATTGAATATTTTCACGAGCGCCCCACGCTGGCCATTTAAACTCGCGTCTTGTTCTTCAAGCTCCTTCTGGACGGTCGGATCCTTTTTTGTGAGCCGCTCAAAGATTTGTTCTTCGTTGACAAGATCCGGAGGACCAGCCACGACCAAGTTGGTGCCGGCCATGGAGAGTCCACGCGTGGAGACTGGGACATAAGTGTTCCAGTCATATTTTACAAAGGTGCCGCCACCTCGCTGGAGGGCGGCGGAGCCCGCAGGGCCAGTCTGACGAGCTACGGCGTTGGAACCGCTGGAAACGGGCGGCTTTGCGGGCGCGGCCTTTTCGCCAATTTTGCTCTCTTTGGAAGGCGCCGCCCCCAAGGCTCCGGCGCGTGTCAAATCCCCTTGATCGGTGGGCAACGGAACTGCGGACGCGACACTTGGAGTTACGTTCGTTGAAGCAGCAACGGCCGGTGGAGTCAGTTTGTGGAACCATAGTGCCGCCCCGTGCTTGCCCTTGCCAACATCCACGCCGGTGAGGACACCATTGATGTGGTTGGTGGAATCGTCGCGGGCGTCGTTATTGTCGAAGGAACAGGCGATGATCGCTCCCTTGGCTGAGTGGGCGTCAGCCACGAGCGCGCGTTGCTGGATTTCCTCAGTGCCAAGGGCACGGTAATAAATCACGACTTCGTCAATCAACCCGGCGTAAGGATTGTCTTCCTCGTAGTCGCCAACCGAACCGCGGGTATCCACTCCGAATTCGAGTGGTTGCGCCGGCTTTGCCTCGAGCAGGGAAGTAGCCGTGCCAGAGTTGACGAAATGGCCATCCACGTAAAGGCGGATGGCACGGTCGGTGTCGAGTACGCCTGCCAGATGATGCCACCCAGCGCAGAGCGGGGAAAGCGCGGTGACCGAGGTGAGGTCGCCATGATTACGGATGTGGAAGACCGGAGCGCCATCACGCAGGGAAAGCGCGTAACCATACGCCGGTCCGCCGTGGGCAATAATAACACCGTTGGCGCTGTCTGGCAGAACCCAAGCCTCAACCGTGATCCCCTTGCCTGCCGGATTCAACCGTGCGTCATCGGGGAATCGAACCCCAGGAAATTTATCCTCAACCGTCACGGTCGCATTCGTGGCGCCTCTGCCTTGACGGTTGCGGCGGTTAGCCTGCCGGTTTGGGGCTTCGAGTTGCGGTTGAACATCCGGCGCCACGCGACTCGACGAGAATAGTTGATTTTGCATCGTCGTGGTCCACTTGAGATATTGTGGTTCCCGTCCATATCCAAAGACCTTCTCATCGTCGAACACGAGCAGGCGTCCCGACGGAGCATACTTGCCCGCCTGAAAATAGCCGCTGTGGCCGCCAGAAAAACTTTTACCGTAAACCCAGTAACTGCGGTGGAAGAGCGCCTCGTCCAGAAAGCCGGTGGGCGAAAAGAGGTGGGCTCCCTCACCTTTTTGGGCGGCGCCCTGTTCGACCGCGTTGCCGGACACCGGGCCAATATCCACGCGTTTGCCGTCAGTGCCGATTTTCTGGGTGCGCAGGTAGGTCCACTTGCCATCACTCACCAAAATGTCATTCAAACCGACCGGCATCTGCAGCGTCTTGATCCGCAACTGGAGATCGCCACCAGTTTCAGGATCCACCTTATCGTAGGTTTGTTCAATCAGCTTCTTACCCGTCGCCGCGTCAAGTTTGAAGAATCGCAATCCGCCATCGAGGAACACCGACCGACCCGTCACAAAACTAACCTGATCCTTTTCCACCAGTACGCTGCCGGGAACTGGCTGCACGCTCTCCAGTTGTTCAAAGGCAAACATCCGCTGGTCAGGATAAGGCCCGTACCGCCAGACTAAAGCACCGTCGTCCGCCCGCAACGCATAAACGCTGCCATCGCGGCTGCCGAACAGTACACGCCCCTTCCAATAAGTTGGGGGCGAATCCACCCGTCCACCCGCGATGAAATGCCACAGCGGTTTGCCAGTATTGAGGTCAAGGGCGAAAACCGTGCCGGTGTCAACTTGCGCGACAAAGGCTTTCCCATTAGCCACCGTCAGCGCGCTCAACCTCCCGCCGAGCGGAACATCCCAGGCCTGCGAGAGGTCCTCGCTTAGCGATTGATCCGAAAAGCCGCTCCGTTGCGTGTCGTGCCGGAAGGTGGGCCAGTCGAGCAGGCTCGGTTCGGCTCCGAGCGCCGCGTCGTAGGCTGGACCGCGTTCGAGACGTTGGTCGTCGGGCAACGGATTCGGAGCCTGGCTGGCGCGACGTGGTGCCAAGGCGTTGAGTCCGTCCAGCTTGGCCTCGGGATAACATGCGCAATTATGCGGTCCGGCGTAAATCAAGCCATTGGCGGGCATGGAACCGTAAAGACAGGCTGCACGCACCCAATGGTTAATTTCCCAGTGCTTGGCTTTAAAATCAACAAACTCAATGCCGGTGCGGGAGGGGATGATGAAGCGTTCCGTAGCCTTGGCAATATAGCAACGATGATGAAACCAATACGTATCCACGTCGGGCAGGAAACGGCTCTTGATCTCACCGGTTTCCGGTTCGCGACCGATAAACTCGCCGGACATGTTTCCTGAAATGGTCGGGGCGTTCCAGAGCAGTCCGCCCGCCAGAATCAAATCTTCCGGCGAACGGTAACCCGATTTGCTGTGTGGCGCGTTCCACAGCTCTTTCCCACTCCTGGCATCGAAGCTTTTCATCGCTCCGTCACCGCCAGCGTAGAGCACCAGGTTACTGTATAGAATCAAGCGTGGACCGAAATTATATTCAAACAATTGCCGACGACCGGCAGGCGCCGACGACCAAGTCGGATTGCCGGTCGCAGCATCCAGGCTGATCAGTTTCTCTCCGTCGTGATAAACGACTCGTTTGCCATCAGCCGCGAGCGTGAGCGGCGCAATTTTACCTTCCTTCTTCCACAGCACCCGTCCGGTCGTCGCTTGCACGGCCTGAAGTTCGCGCGGCTTCGCATCCCAGTTGAACTCCGTCTCGACGCGCCGCTGGTCACCGGTGTTGAGTTTGGGAGCGAAGTCTTCAAGCGTCCAATTCCTTGGATTGACCAGAACATAAAGAACTCCGTCCACGTTTAGGATTTCCTCGGCGCCTTTTGTGCTTGGGTAAACGTGCAGCGTACGGCCTGAGGCCCCATCCAACTTGCTGACGGGTGCATCTATGGAAAGAGTAACATAAACATGATCGCCCTCGGCAACCAACCGCCGGGCTAGCTGTGTGGGACCGGACTTCAGTGGCCAGAGGTGCGGCTGCCAGTGGGGAATCTCATTTGTCCACAAGATGGTCCCGTTGAAAGCATCCCGGGCCGTGAGC
The nucleotide sequence above comes from Verrucomicrobiota bacterium. Encoded proteins:
- a CDS encoding PQQ-binding-like beta-propeller repeat protein codes for the protein MCAASPTAETEAARIIDATGVKGGFVVHLGSGDAQLTAALRRNASYQVQGLEHDAAKVQSSREWLLAEKLNGQVTVDLWRPGSLPYIDNLVNLLVAGELDGVSRDEVLRVLVPDGVAYFKEGGEWRKLVKPRPTDIDDWTHYYYDARGNAVSRDLQVASPEGYQWIGSPRWSRHHDRMSSLSAQVSAGGRLYYIMDQGSRSSVLLPAHWVLTARDAFNGTILWTNEIPHWQPHLWPLKSGPTQLARRLVAEGDHVYVTLSIDAPVSKLDGASGRTLHVYPSTKGAEEILNVDGVLYVLVNPRNWTLEDFAPKLNTGDQRRVETEFNWDAKPRELQAVQATTGRVLWKKEGKIAPLTLAADGKRVVYHDGEKLISLDAATGNPTWSSAPAGRRQLFEYNFGPRLILYSNLVLYAGGDGAMKSFDARSGKELWNAPHSKSGYRSPEDLILAGGLLWNAPTISGNMSGEFIGREPETGEIKSRFLPDVDTYWFHHRCYIAKATERFIIPSRTGIEFVDFKAKHWEINHWVRAACLYGSMPANGLIYAGPHNCACYPEAKLDGLNALAPRRASQAPNPLPDDQRLERGPAYDAALGAEPSLLDWPTFRHDTQRSGFSDQSLSEDLSQAWDVPLGGRLSALTVANGKAFVAQVDTGTVFALDLNTGKPLWHFIAGGRVDSPPTYWKGRVLFGSRDGSVYALRADDGALVWRYGPYPDQRMFAFEQLESVQPVPGSVLVEKDQVSFVTGRSVFLDGGLRFFKLDAATGKKLIEQTYDKVDPETGGDLQLRIKTLQMPVGLNDILVSDGKWTYLRTQKIGTDGKRVDIGPVSGNAVEQGAAQKGEGAHLFSPTGFLDEALFHRSYWVYGKSFSGGHSGYFQAGKYAPSGRLLVFDDEKVFGYGREPQYLKWTTTMQNQLFSSSRVAPDVQPQLEAPNRQANRRNRQGRGATNATVTVEDKFPGVRFPDDARLNPAGKGITVEAWVLPDSANGVIIAHGGPAYGYALSLRDGAPVFHIRNHGDLTSVTALSPLCAGWHHLAGVLDTDRAIRLYVDGHFVNSGTATSLLEAKPAQPLEFGVDTRGSVGDYEEDNPYAGLIDEVVIYYRALGTEEIQQRALVADAHSAKGAIIACSFDNNDARDDSTNHINGVLTGVDVGKGKHGAALWFHKLTPPAVAASTNVTPSVASAVPLPTDQGDLTRAGALGAAPSKESKIGEKAAPAKPPVSSGSNAVARQTGPAGSAALQRGGGTFVKYDWNTYVPVSTRGLSMAGTNLVVAGPPDLVNEEQIFERLTKKDPTVQKELEEQDASLNGQRGALVKIFNSGNGQVARDFTIDSPPVWDGVSVAQGRIFIVTTDGKIRCYGQPPKPPVLP